A region from the Peromyscus maniculatus bairdii isolate BWxNUB_F1_BW_parent chromosome 5, HU_Pman_BW_mat_3.1, whole genome shotgun sequence genome encodes:
- the Yju2b gene encoding putative splicing factor YJU2B: MGERKGQNKYYPPDFNPEKHGSLNRYHNSHPLRERARKLSQGILVIRFEMPYNIWCDGCKNHIGMGVRYNAEKKKVGNYYTTPIYRFRMKCHLCVNYIEMQTDPANCDYVIVSGASRKEERWDMEDNEQVLTTEHEKKEKLETDAMFRLEHGEADRSTLKKALPTLSHIQEAQNAWKDDFALNSMLRRHFREKKRAMQEEEEKDQALQAKASLAIPLVPESEDDRRLAALLRLHTLDSYEDKQKLKRTEIIHRSWFPSAQGPSASSSKASTVLRKLCQGRRPTPSTTGTVGDLGIVRRRSRDVPGSPQRAADGPLPAEPRGPPGTTQDGPQEPAEAPRTSETPESNRNCREQALPLGSSQEDLLHPSTPSASLVADYSDSESE; this comes from the exons ATG GGCGAAAGGAAAGGCCAAAACAAGTACTATCCCCCAGACTTCAACCCCGAGAAG CATGGCTCTCTCAACCGATACCACAACAGCCACCCCCTTCGAGAACGGGCTCGGAAGCTGTCACAAGGCATCCTTGTCATCCG GTTTGAAATGCCATACAACATCTGGTGTGACGGCTGCAAGAACCACATCGGCATGG GTGTGCGCTACAATGCAGAAAAGAAGAAGGTTGGCAATTACTACACAACTCCAATCTACAG GTTCCGGATGAAATGCCACCTCTGTGTCAACTACATCGAGATGCAAACAGACCCTGCGAACTGTGACTACGTCATCGTGAGCGGTGCCAGTCGCAAGGAGGAGCGTTGGGATATGGAAGACAATGAGCAGGTGCTGACCACAG AgcatgagaagaaagagaaactggaGACAGATGCCATGTTCCGCCTGGAGCATGGTGAGGCTGACCGCAGCACACTGAAGAAGGCCCTCCCCACGCTCAGCCACATCCAGGAGGCCCAGAACGCCTGGAAGGATGACTTCGCTCTGAATAGCATGCTCCGCAGGCACTTCCGG GAAAAGAAGAGAGccatgcaggaggaggaggagaaggaccaGGCGCTGCAGGCGAAGGCCAGCCTCGCCATCCCTCTCGTGCCGGAGTCGGAGGACGACCGGAGGCTGGCCGCGCTGCTGAGGTTGCACACGCTggact CCTATGAGGACAAACAGAAACTGAAGCGCACCGAGATCATCCACCGCTCTTGGTTCCCCTCGGCCCAGGGACCCAGTGCCAGCAGCAGCAAAGCTAGCACCGTCCTGAGGAAGCTGTGCCAGGGCCGCAGACcaacccccagcaccacaggCACAGTGGGGGACCTGGGCATAGTAAGGAGAAGGTCTCGAGACGTTCCAGGAAGCCCCCAGAGGGCTGCAGACGGTCCCCTGCCAGCAGAACCGAGAGGGCCACCAGGAACCACCCAGGATGGCCCTCAAGAGCCAGCAGAGGCCCCTAGGACCAGCGAGACACCAGAATCCAACAGGAACTGTAGAGAGCAGGCCTTACCCCTGGGTTCCTCCCAGGAGGACCTCCTGCACCCCAGCACCCCCAGTGCCTCCCTGGTGGCCGACTACTCAGACTCAGAGAGCGAGTAG